The following proteins are co-located in the Pyricularia oryzae 70-15 chromosome 1, whole genome shotgun sequence genome:
- a CDS encoding methionyl-tRNA synthetase, translating to MERLTLPRIRKLSRLPSALTRATTLWTCSSCRHQANSGWRRMASTEAAKKPFYVTTPIFYVNASPHIGHLYTLVLADVFKRWRVLQGEKALLCTGTDEHGMKIQRAAAASNMTPKQLCDANSEVFLDLAEKAGIDNDFFIRTTDPDHKEAVQYFWDRLWDRGYIYEATHKGWYCVSDETFYPESTIEKRKDPMTGEVFLASKETGNAVEWMEEKTYHFRLTALKDRLLKFFEENPEWIVPAPRMKEVVDWVENSLEDLSVSRPTSRLDWGIRVPNDESQTIYVWIDALVNYVTKAGYPYWTPETVQKDGWPADIHIIGKDIVRFHCVYWPALLMALDLPLPRRILTHSHWTLGGKKMSKSLGNVVNPFLAMDRFGVEVIRYFLISNGRLLQDASYDNKILVDIYKRQLQGGVGNLLGRVMRSKKWNVREIVERCSKEGRPTNSNVEPKYSSFEQRLFQLPGTVVDAFGELDPGAALRSIADMATETNKFITDCAPWSVTNENDADAAELNVRSCIYLCAESLRIMGILLQPFVPNKSSELLDMLGVKETHRDLSHARLGADSTYGVPQVALGSSGVHSGLFPALVVEG from the exons ATGGAGCGCCTCACTTTACCTCGCATTCGAAAACTGTCGCGGTTACCGTCTGCACTGACACGAGCGACGACACTTTGGACCTGTTCATCATGTAGACACCAGGCCAACAGTGGGTGGCGGCGCATGGCCAGCACCGAAGCAGCGAAGAAGCCATTCTATGTGACGACGCCGATATTCTACGTCAACGCTTCGCCTCACATAGGTCACTTGTACACCTTAGTTTTAGCCGATGTTTTTAAGAGATGGAGGGTCCTTCAGGGCGAAAAGGCACTGCTCTGCACGGGCACCGACGAACACGGCATGAAGATACagcgtgccgccgccgctagTAATATGACCCCAAAGCAGCTCTGCGATGCCAACAGCGAGGTCTTCCTTGACTTGGCAGAGAAGGCTGGGATTGACAACGACTTTTTTATACGTACCACCGACCCAGATCACAAGGAGGCTGTCCAGTATTTCTGGGACAGGCTATGGGATAGAGGGTACATATACGAGGCGACTCACAAGGGGTGGTACTGTGTGAGCGACGAGACCTTTTATCCAGAGTCCACAATCGAGAAGAGGAAAGACCCCATGACTGGAGAGGTGTTCCTTGCCTCCAAGGAGACTGGCAATGCCGTGGAATGGATGGAGGAGAAGACCTACCATTTCCGTCTGACTGCGCTCAAGGATCGGCTACTAAAGTTCTTTGAGGAGAATCCTGAATGGATCGTGCCGGCTCCGCGGATGAAGGAGGTGGTCGATTGGGTCGAGAACAGCCTGGAGGACCTCTCCGTCTCCCGCCCCACAAGTCGGCTTGACTGGGGAATCAGGGTACCCAACGATGAGAGCCAGACGATTTATGTGTGGATTGATGCGCTGGTAAACTACGTAACCAAGGCAGGCTACCCGTATTGGACCCCTGAGACGGTTCAAAAAGACGGTTGGCCGGCCGACATCCACATTATCGGCAAGGACATTGTGCGCTTCCACTGCGTCTACTGGCCGGCCTTGTTGATGGCACTCGACCTGCCATTGCCCAGGCGCATTCTCACACATTCCCACTGGACTCTCGGTGGAAAAAAGATGTCCAAGTCGCTGGGAAACGTAGTGAACCCCTTCCTAGCCATGGACCGTTTCGGCGTCGAGGTGATCCGCTATTTTCTCATATCCAACGGTCGTCTGCTCCAGGATGCCAGTTACGATAACAAGATTCTAGTCGATATCTACAAGAGGCAGCTCCAGGGTGGTGTTGGAAATCTACTCGGAAGGGTGATGCGGTCTAAGAAATGGAACGTTCGCGAGATTGTCGAGAGATGCAGTAAAGAGGGACGACCTACCAACTCAAATGTTGAGCCAAAGTACTCGTCATTTGAACAGCGTCTTTTTCAGCTACCAGGCACAGTCGTCGATGCCTTTGGCGAACTGGACCCAGGGGCAGCTCTGCGCAGCATTGCCGATATGGCTACTGAG ACGAACAAGTTCATAACCGACTGTGCGCCTTGGAGCGTCACCAATGAGAATGATGCCGACGCAGCAGAGCTGAACGTGAGGTCGTGCATTTACCTCTGTGCCGAGTCGCTGAGAATCATGGGTATTTTGCTGCAGCCCTTCGTTCCGAACAAATCTAGCGAGCTCCTCGACATGTTGGGCGTCAAGGAAACACACAGGGATCTGTCTCACGCCAGATTAGGAGCCGATTCCACGTATGGTGTACCACAGGTTGCCTTGGGATCCTCGGGTGTGCACTCGGGCCTGTTCCCGGCCCTGGTTGTCGAGGGGTAG
- a CDS encoding L-serine dehydratase yields MGSYSVEPVKPWVETPCLYSPQVSRAAGCNIYLKLDNLQPSGSFKSRGIGNMMQRAIALTPRDDVHFYCPSGGNAGLACATSAASLGKPATIVVPIKTPAHMVEKLEALGAEVLRRGGSIAEADAYLKSQLLINDPNGVYVSPFDHPDIWEGASSIVDEITTQMRLQPGGPKEADGIVCNVGGGGLLIGIMDGLDRIYCGRPQNQPRVLAVETRGAESLDASIRAGELVTLPNITSICSSLGVARVAPRAYEWTKAAAGQLATTVVDDADAVMGSVKFLDDARLLVEVACGATISVVYNGQLRQKLGKGLSDAEWAEKNIVLVVCGGSHTTLEALLRYREEFGV; encoded by the exons ATGGGATCCTACTCAGTAGAGCCTGTGAAGCCATGGGTTGAGACCCCATGCTTGTACTCTCCCCAAGTCTCGCGCGCAGCTGGCTG CAACATCTACCTCAAATTAGACAACCTCCAGCCCTCGGGCTCGTTCAAGTCCAGGGGTATCGGCAACATGATGCAACGCGCCATAGCCCTGACGCCGAGGGACGACGTGCACTTCTACTGCCCATCAGGCGGAAACGCCGGCCTGGCCTGCGCCACGTCTGCCGCATCACTCGGCAAGCCCGCCACTATCGTCGTCCCGATCAAGACCCCGGCCCACATGGTCGAGAAGCTTGAGGCGCTAGGAGCAGAGGTGCTCCGCCGGGGCGGCAGCATCGCCGAGGCGGACGCGTACCTCAAGTCGCAGCTGCTGATAAACGACCCGAACGGCGTCTACGTCTCGCCCTTTGACCACCCTGACATCTGGGAGGGCGCCTCGAGCATCGTCGACGAGATCACGACCCAGATGAGGCTGCAGCCGGGAGGGCCCAAGGAGGCCGACGGCATCGTCTGCAacgttggcggcggcggcctgctgATCGGCATCATGGACGGGCTGGACCGCATCTACTGCGGCCGCCCGCAGAACCAGCCCCGGGTGCTGGCCGTCGAGACGCGCGGTGCCGAGAGCCTCGACGCCAGCATCCGTGCCGGCGAGCTGGTGACGCTGCCAAACATTACTTCCATCTGCTCGTCGCTGGGCGTAGCTAGAGTGGCACCCCGCGCTTACGAGTGGACCAAGGCCGCGGCCGGTCAGCTCGCCACGACGGTGGTGGACGACGCCGATGCCGTCATGGGGTCTGTCAAGTTCCTGGACGACGCGAGGCTGCTCGTCGAGGTTGCCTGCGGCGCTACCATTTCGGTTGTGTACAACGGCCAACTGAGGCAGAAGCTGGGGAAGGGCCTGAGCGACGCCGAGTGGGCCGAGAAGAACATAGTGCTGGTGGTGTGCGGTGGGTCTCACACCACTCTCGAGGCACTGTTGAGGTACAGGGAAGAGTTTGgagtataa
- a CDS encoding CAAX prenyl protease 1 — translation MDFLQRLARFLDRPLFPWKKLIVGFSLAHYFFESFLSLRQYQVLQKTKPPKVLEQQISQEVFDKSQAYGRAKAKYGFVSKLWGQIQNIAFIQYDVLPKLWAWSGRLLLSYAPARFTGEISQSIVFVLAFVMIQQVLSLPTSIYHTFVLEEKFGFNKQTPKLFITDLIKSQLLTVVLTPPILAGFLKIIQKTGDQFFYYLWMFGAFLQVFMITVYPIAILPLFNKLSPLEPGELKTGVEALAKRLNFPLHELYVIDGSKRSAHSNAYFFGLPWKKHIVIYDTLIEKSETQEVVAVLAHELGHWKLGHTTSLFGIAQAHFFYIFTLFSVFINNKSLYADFGFVLERPIIIGFLLFSDALAPMDVLIQLGMNILSRKFEFQADDFAKGLGYPVELARSLIKLQIQNLSNMDADWMYASYHFSHPILSERLRALGWQSNEKIDIKEKKKTDEGVVKASGRDEL, via the exons ATGGATTTTCTACAG CGTCTCGCGCGGTTCTTGGACCGTCCGCTATTTCCCTGGAAGAAGCTGATCGTTGGCTTCTCCCTCGCCCACTACTTCTTCGAAAGCTTCTTGTCTCTCCGCCAGTACCAGGTCCTCCAAAAGACCAAGCCTCCCAAAGTTCTCGAGCAGCAAATCTCGCAGGAAGTCTTTGACAAGAGTCAGGCTTATGGTCGCGCAAAGGCCAAGTACGGTTTCGTCAGCAAGCTTTGGGGCCAGATCCAGAACATCGCCTTTATACAATATGACGTCCTGCCCAAGCTTTGGGCGTGGTCGGGTAGACTGCTGCTCAGCTATGCGCCTGCCCGCTTCACCGGAGAAATCTCGCAGTCCATCGTCTTCGTCCTCGCCTTCGTCATGATCCAACAGGTTCtctcgctgcccacctcgaTCTATCACACCTTCGTCCTCGAGGAGAAGTTCGGATTCAACAAGCAAACCCCCAAGCTCTTCATCACGGATCTCATCAAGTCTCAGCTGCTCACCGTCGTCCTTACCCCGCCCATCCTGGCTGGTTTCCTCAAGATCATCCAAAAGACTGGTGACCAGTTCTTCTACTACCTCTGGATGTTCGGTGCCTTCCTCCAGGTCTTCATGATTACCGTCTACCCGATCGCCATTCTGCCTCTGTTTAACAAGCTGTCTCCGCTGGAACCTGGCGAGCTCAAGACAGGAGTCGAGGCTTTGGCCAAGAGGCTCAACTTTCCGCTGCACGAGCTCTATGTGATTGATGGTAGCAAGCGCTCTGCTCACAGCAACGCCTATTTCTTTGGCCTGCCGTGGAAGAAGCACATTGTCATCTACGATACCTTGATTGAGAAGAGCGAAACCCAGGAGGTCGTTGCTGTGCTCGCGCACGAGCTTGGCCACTGGAAGCTAGGCCACACCACCAGCCTGTTTGGCATTGCTCAG GCGCACTTCTTCTACATCTTCACGCTCTTTTCCGTTTTCATCAACAACAAGTCTCTCTATGCCGACTTTGGGTTTGTTCTTGAGCGACCCATCATCATTGGCTTCCTGCTCTTCTCTGATGCGCTCGCGCCTATGGATGTTCTTATCCAGCTGGGTATGAACATTCTTAGCCGCAAGTTCGAGTTCCAGGCCGATGACTTCGCCAAGGGCCTTGGATACCCGGTTGAACTGGCACGGTCTCTCATTAAGCTCCAGATTCAGAACCTGAGCAACATGGACGCCGACTGGATGTACGCTAGCTACCACTTCTCGCACCCGATTCTGTCAGAGAGGCTTAGGGCGCTTGGATGGCAGTCAAACGAGAAGATTGATatcaaggagaagaagaagacagATGAGGGTGTGGTCAAGGCCTCGGGCAGAGATGAATTGTAG
- a CDS encoding ribosomal protein L38e, with amino-acid sequence MPREVADIKKFIEICRRKDASSARIKKNKKSNQVKFKVRCQKNLYTLILKDAEKAEKLKQSLPPSLTVTEVSKSDKKSKSS; translated from the exons ATGCCTCGCGAAGTCGCCGACATCAAGAAG TTCATCGAGATCTGCCGGAGGAAGGATGCTTCCT CTGCCAGgatcaagaagaacaagaagtcGAACCAGGTCAAGTTCAAGGTTCGCTGCCAGAAGAACCTGTACACCCTGATACTCAAGGATGCGGAGAAGGCCGAGAAGCTCAAGCAGAGCCTGCCTCCCA GCCTGACGGTCACCGAGGTCAGCAAGAGCGACAAGAAGTCCAAGTCATCATAG